The window ACAGGTGTGGGGCGTCGACCTGGTGCGCTGGATGATCGAGCTGGCGGCCGGCGACCTGGCGCCGCTGAGTGAGCTGGCCAAGGGCCTGAAGCCCAGCGGCCACGCCATTCAGGCGCGGCTGTACGCCGAAGACCCGGGCCGCGACTTCCAGCCCAGCCCCGGCCTGCTCACCACCGTCGACTTCCCCAAGGCCGACGGCCAGTTGCTGCGCATCGACACCTGGGTAGAAGCCGGTTGCGAGATTCCGCCCTACTTCGACCCGATGATCGCCAAGCTGATCACCTGGGCGCCGAGCCGTGCCGAAGCCAGCGCCGCGCTGAGCCAGGCGCTCGCCGATTCGGTCCTCTATGGCGTGGAATCCAACCGCGACTACCTGCGGCAGATCCTGGTCGACGCGCCGTTCGCCAGCGGCTCGCCGTGGACCCGCTGCCTGGAAGGTCTGGTGTATCAGGCCGACACCTTCGAAGTACTGTCCGCCGGCACCCAGACCACCGTGCAGGACTACCCCGGCCGGCTCGGCTACTGGGCGGTCGGCGTACCTCCGTCGGGGCCGATGGACGATCGCGCGCTGCGCCTCGGCAACCGCCTGCTCGGCAACGACGAAGGCGCCGCCGGCCTGGAAATCACCATGAGCGGGCCGACCCTGCGCTTCAACACCGATGCGGTGGTGGCAGTCACCGGTGCAGCGATTCCGCTGAGCGTGGACGGCGTCGCCCAGCCGCTGAACCGCACGCTGTCGATCAAGGCCGGCAGCACCCTCAGCCTCGGCACCATCGCCGGCAGCGGCGCGCGCGCCTACCTGACCCTGCGCGGCGGTCTGCAGGTGCCGGATTATCTGGGCTCGAAGAGCACCTTCACCCTCGGTCAGTTCGGCGGCCACGGCGGCCGCGCGCTGCGTGCCGGCGACGTACTGCATATCCCGGCCCTGACTGATGCCAGCAGCGGCGCCACTCTGCCCGCCGCGCTGTGCGACGTGCTGCCGGCGGTCCGCGAGATCCGCGTGATCTACGGCCCGCACGGCGCGCCGGAGTACTTCACCCCGGCTTACATCGAGACCTTCTTCGCCACCGCCTGGGAAGTGCACTTCAACTCCAGCCGCACCGGCGTGCGGCTGATCGGGCCGAAGCCGGAGTGGGTGCGCGAGAGCGGCGGCGAGGCCGGCCTGCACCCGTCGAACATCCACGACAACCCCTACGCCATCGGCGCGGTGGACTTCACCGGCGACATGCCGGTGATCCTCGGCCCGGACGGCCCGAGCCTCGGCGGCTTCGTCTGCCCGGTGACCATCATCGAGGCCGATCTGTGGCAGCTTGGCCAGCTCAAGGCCGGCGACAAGGTGCGCTTCGTGCCGGTGGATATCGCCACGGCGCGCGAGCTGGCGAAGGCACGCAAGACCGAGTGCTCTGCTTTCTCCCCTCTCCCGCTTGCGGGAGAGGGGCCGGGGGAGAGGGCCGCGTCAGCCGGCTCGCACCTCCCCTCTCCCCAACCCTCTCCCATAAATGGGAGAGGGAGTTCGTCCGTGCACTCTCTTGCCTCACCGATCGTCCTCGACCTCGGCGAAGCCGACACCCGCCTGGTCGCCCGCCTCTCCGGCGACACCCACCTGCTGCTGGAGATCGGCCAGCCGGAACTCGATCTGGTCCTGCGCTTCCGCGGCCACGCGCTGATGCAGGCGCTGGAAGCCAAGCAGATCGCCGGGGTGATCGACCTGACCCCGGGCATCCGCTCGCTGCAGGTCCACTACCAGCCGGAAACCCTGTCGCTGGCCAACCTGCTGGCGCTGGTGATCGGCGAGTGGGACGCGGTGTGCAACGCCCGGGACCTCAGGGTGCCGTCGCGCATCGTCTACCTGCCGCTGTCCTGGGATGACCCGGCCTGCCAGCTGGCCATCGAGAAGTACATGACCACGGTGCGCAAGGACGCGCCTTGGTGCCCGAGCAACCTGGAGTTTATCCGCCGGATAAATGATCTGGAAAACCTCGACGAGGTCTATCGCACGGTATTCGACGCCAGCTACCTGGTGATGGGCCTCGGCGACGTCTACCTCGGCGCGCCGGTGGCCACGCCGCTGGACCCGCGCCATCGCCTGGTGACCACCAAGTACAACCCGGCGCGCACCTGGACCGCGGAGAACTCGGTCGGCATCGGCGGCGCGTACATGTGCGTGTATGGCATGGAAGGCCCCGGCGGCTACCAGTTCGTCGGCCGCACCCTGCAGATGTGGAACCGCTACCGCGCGGTCGAAGCCTTCGACGGCAAGCCCTGGCTGCTGCGCTTCTTCGACCAGATCCGCTTCTACCCGGTGGGCGCCGACGAGCTGCTGCAGATCCGCCGCGACTTCCCGCTCGGCCGCTATGACCTGCGCATCGAGCACAGCGAACTGGCGCTGGCCGACTACCAGCAGTTCCTCGCCGACGAAGCCGAGGGCATCGCCGCCTTTCGCGGCCAACAGCAGGCGGCCTTCAACGCCGAACGCGAACGCTGGATCGCCTCCGGCCAGGCACATTTCGACAGCGAGGAAGCGGTCGTCGAACTCGGCGAGGACGCCCCGCTCGGCGCCGGCCAGCACGCCATCGAGAGCCACATCGCCGGCAACCTCTGGCAGGTGCAGGTCGAGGCCGGCTGCGAAGTGAAGGCCGGCGACGTGCTGGTGATCCTCGAGTCGATGAAGATGGAAATCCCCCTCACCGCCCCGCGCGACGGCGTTGTCCGCGAGGTCCGCGTGCAACCGGGTTCGCCGGTACGTGCCGGACAACGGGTGGTGGTGCTGGAAGAGGCGTGAGCCGCTTTGCTCCTCGCTCCCGTTTGCGGGGGACGCCTAGTCGAGAGGGACCGGGGGAGAGAGAAATGGCGTTCGGCACATCGCATCGTTTGCCTGAAAGCCCGTCCCTCTCCCTAACCCTCTCCCCCCTTCTTTTATGAAGCGCGGGAGAGGGAATTTATTGAGCAAGCCTGAAATTCCGAGAAGGAAACTGAGCATGACCCACGAATTCGATCTGCGCCTGGATGCCCTGAAAGCCGCCTACCGTGACGGCCAGACCACCCCGCGCCAGCTGATCACTGCGCTGCGTGAACAGGCCGCCGCGCTCAACCCCAACTACCACCTGTTCATCCACCTGCTCAGCGCCGCGGAGCTGGAGCCCTACCTCGCCACCCTCGACGGCCAGAGCCCGGACAGCCTGCCGCTGTACGGCGTGCCGTTCGCCATCAAGGACAATATCGACCTGGCCGGCGTGCCGACCACGGCCGCCTGCCCGGCCTTCGCCTACACCCCGAACAGCAGCGCCACCCTGGTCGCCCAGTTGATCGCCCTCGGCGCCGTGCCGCTGGGCAAGACCAACCTCGACCAGTTCGCCACCGGCCTCAACGGCACCCGCTCGCCCTATGGCGCCTGCCCGAACTCGGTGCACGCGGATTACCCGTCCGGCGGCTCCAGCTCCGGCTCGTCGCTGGCGGTGGCGCTCGGCGTCGCCAGTTTCGCCCTCGGCACCGACACCGCCGGTTCCGGCCGGGTGCCGGCGGCGCTGAACAACCTGGTCGGTCTGAAAGCCACCAAGGGGCTGATCTCCACCGCCGGGCTGGTGCCGGCCTGCCGCACCCTGGACTGCGTCACCTACTTCACCGCCACCGCGCGCGAGGCCAGCCAGCTGCTGGCGCTGACCGCCAAGCGCGACCCGCGCGACGAATACAGCCGCACCAACCCGCTGTGGAACGACGCCAGCGCCTTCGGCGCACCGCGCCCCGGTTTCCGTTTCGGCGTGCCCAAGCAGCTGGAGTTCCTCGGCTGCGCGCAAAGCCCGGCGCTGTTCGCCGCGAGCATCGGGCAGCTCAAGGCGCTCGGCGGCGAGGCGGTGGAAATCGATTTCGCGCCCTTCCTCGAAGCCGCGCGCCTGCTCTACGAAGGGCCCTGGGTGGCCGAACGCTACAGCCTCGCCGGGGAACTGATCGAACAGCAGCCCGACGCCGTGCTGCCGGTGATCCGCGCTGTGCTGGAGAAGGCGCCGCGCGTCAGTGGCGTCGACACCTTCCGCGCCCAGTACCGCCTGCAGGCGCTCAAGGCGAGCTGCGACGACATCCTCGCCGACCTCGACTGCGTGCTCACCCCGGCCTATCCACGACCGGTGACCCTGGCCGAGCTGGAGGCCGAACCGGTCAAGCGCAACTCGGACCTCGGCTACTACACCAACTTCATGAACATGCTCGACTACGCCGCAGTGGCTGTTCCTGCGGGCTTTATGGCCAACGGCCTGCCCTGGGGCGTGACCCTGTTCGGCCGCGCCTTCACCGACCAGTACCTGCTCGGCCTGGCCGATGCGCTGCAGCGCCACACCGGCCTGCCGCTCAGCGGCGGCCGCGCCCTGCAGCTCGCCGCCCCGGCGACTGCCGCGCGTAACGACATGGCCCGGCTGGTGGTCTGTGGTGCGCACCTCGACGGCCTGCCGCTCAACTGGCAGCTCAAGCAGCGCGGCAGTCGCCTGCTGCAGGTCACTCACAGCTCGCCGGACTACCAGCTCTACGCCCTGGCCGGCGGCCCGCCCTTGCGTCCCGGCATGGTCCGCGTGGCGGACGGCGGCGCGGCCATCGAGGTGGAAGTCTGGGAGCTGCCGAGCGCCGAACTCGGCTCCTTCCTCACTGGCATCCCAGCGCCGCTGGGGCTGGGCAAGGTGCAGCTGGCCGACGGCCGCTGGGAAACCGGTTTCATCTGCGAGCCGTATGGGCTTGCGGGTGCGCGCGAGATCACCGGCTTCGGCGGCTGGCGCGCCTATCTGCGCAGCCTGGCCTGAGTAGCGCGCCGGCCGGCGGGTCAGCACGGCCCGTCAGTGACGCCGGGTTGGCACCGCGATAGCATGGCGCCATCACGCCAGAATCAATGGATGGCTCCATGCCGCAGCGCGCCCTGAAAAAATCCCAGCTGTCCCTGCTCTTGCTATTGTTCCTCCTGCTCGCCTGCGGCTTCCTCGCCACTTCGCTGGTCAGCTACTACGCCTCCCGCGACTCGATCCGCAGCAGCATCATCAACACCGAACTGCCGCTGACCTCGGACACCGTCTACTCGGAAATCCAGAAGGACCTGGTCCGCCCGGTGCTGATCGCCTCGATGATGAGCCGTGACACCTTCGTCCGCGACTGGGTAATGGGCGGCGAACAGGACATCGAGCAGATGACCCGCTACCTGCGCGAAGTGCAGGAACACTACGGCGCCTTCACCAGCTTCTTCATCTCCGAGAAAACCCACACCTATTACCAGGCCAAGGGCATCCTCAAGACGGTGCGCGAGGAAGAGCCGCGCGATGTCTGGTACTTCCGCCTGCGCGATATGCGGCAGCCCTACGAGATCAATGTCGACCTCGACATGGCCAACCAGGATCGCCTGACCTTCTTCATCAACTACAAGGTGTTCGACTACGACGGCCGCTTCATCGGCGCCACCGGCGTCGGCCTGACCGTCGACGCGGTGGTCAAGCTGATCGACCAATACCAGCGCAAGTACGAGCGAAACGTGTACTTCGTCGACACCGACGGCAAGCTCACCCTGACTGGTGCCGAAGGCGGCCCGCGTGGCGCCCGCAGCGGCCAGGCGCTACAGGACATCGCCGGCCTCGAGGGCTTGCTGGCCAAGCTGCCGCAGCCGCAGAGCGGCACCTTCGAATACCAGGAACAGGATGGCGGCCACTACCTCAATGTGCGCTACATTCCCGAGCTGAACTGGTACCTGTTCGTCGACAAGCACGACGGCAGTGCGCTGGCCGAGATTCGCCAGAGCCTCTATCTGAATCTGCTGATCTGTTTGTTGATCACCGCCGTGGTGCTGACCCTGGTCGGTCTCGCGCTGCGCCGTTACCGGAGCCAGATCGAAGCCCTGGCCACCACCGACATGCTCACCGAACTGCCCAATCGGCGCGGTTTCGACCTGCTCGCCAGCCAGGCCCTGCGCGAAGCGCAGCGCAACCAGAGCCCGCTCAGCGCGCTGCTGATCGACCTCGACCACTTCAAGAAACTCAACGACAGCCACGGCCACCTGGCCGGCGATCAGGTGCTCCGCGGCTTCGCTGGCAAGCTGCGCACGTGCCTGCGCAAGTCCGACATCCTCTGCCGCTGGGGTGGCGAGGAATTCATCGTGCTGCTCAAGGACACCGACAGCCACGCCGCCTACCCGCTCGCGGAAAAGCTGCGCCAGCAGATCGAGGCCTGCCAGTTCCCCTTCGCCGGGGTGGACCTGCAGATCAAGGTCAGCCTCGGCCTCACCGAACTGCGCGCCGACGACAGCCTGCACAGCCTGATCGCGCGCGCCGACCATGCGCTGTACCGGGCCAAGCAAGGCGGACGCAACCGCGTCTGCGTCGAGCCCGTGGGGTCCTGAGAGCCTGTTCATGATCTTTCCGCAGGCTGTGGAGTCGCGCTTTTGCCCTTATCCCCGACCCCGCTTTTGGGTGGGCTAGCCGCGTAGCGGCGTAACCCACCGGCGCGGTCGCCCTGGACTCCGGCGTCCCGCAGGACCGGTGGGTTACGCCTACGGCTAACCCACCCCATGAACCTAGCCTTCGCTCGCTACGCTTCTTTAACGACCTACCCAATGCCGAGTGGCCCTTGCATCGGTGCCACCGGCGCTGCACCCTGAGCGCCCCTGCCGTTGCCGTCCCATCGCCATGACCGCTGTCGATCCGTCCCGCTGCCCGCTGTGCGGTCAGTCCAACACCTGCACCCTGGCCGATCCGGCCAGCGCCACGCAGCCCTGCTGGTGCTTCACCGCGAAAGTCGACCCGGCCGCCCTGGAACGCGTGCCCGCCGCGCAGCGCCAGCGTGCCTGCCTGTGCCCGCGCTGCGCGCAGAACCTGCCGCCGGAACAGGCGAGCTGATGCGTCTCGACCGCCTGCTCGGCAACCTGCCCCACGGCAATCGCCGCGACGCACGCCTGGCGCTGGCCGCCGGGCGGGTGCGGGTGGATGGCCTGGCGGTGCGCGATGGCCGCCTGGAAGTGCGCGAATTCAACCGCGTGGAGCTGGACGAGCAAGTGCTGCAGGCCGGCAAGCCGGCGCGCTACTTCATGCTGCACAAGCCGGCCGGGGTGGTCAGCGCCACCGAACATCCCGAACACCGCACCGTGCTCGACCTGCTGGATGAGCCAGACAAGCACGAACTGCACCTGGCCGGGCGCCTCGACCTGAATACCACCGGGCTGTTGCTGCTCACCAACGACGGCCACTGGTCGCGGCGCCTGACCCTGCCGCAGAGCAAGCGGCCGAAGGTCTATTACGTCGAGACCGAACAGCCGATCGGCAGCGAATACGTCGAAACCTTCGCCCGCGGCCTGTACTTCGCCTACGAAGACCTCACCACCCTACCCGCCGAGCTGGAGATTCTCGCCAGCCATAGCGCCCGCCTGACTCTCTTCGAGGGCCGCTATCACCAGGTCAAGCGCATGTTCGGGCATTTCCACAACAAGGTCCTGCGCCTGCATCGCGAGCGCATCGGCACGCTGCAGCTCGACCCCGAGTTGGCCGAGGGCCAGTATCGAGCCCTCACCCCGGACGAAGTCGCCGCGCTGTAAGAGCCTGTTTACGATCTGCTGCGCGTCGGCCATACCGCGTTAAAAATGGCCTCGGGATGCTCATTTACAGTTCGTAAACTCCGCTCCCTCGGCCATTTTTGCCTTGTCTGGCTCTAGCTCGCGAGATCGTAAACTGGCTCTAAACCTCGTCCTTGAGGCCCTGCACATTTGCCGCCCGGCGAATGGCACGGCTAAGCTGGCTGCATTGCCCGACTCAGGAAGGACACGATGAAACACCTGCCACTCGCGCTGAGCCTGCTCCTCGCCACCGCCCTGGCCGAGGCCGTGCCGATTCAAGCGCCCACCCCGGCCCAGCTCAAGGCGCAGCTGGACAGCCTCAAGCCTGGCCAGTTTCTCTGGTATCCGCAGGTCTCGCCGCAGGGGCCAGTGACTGTGGTGGTCAGCCTCACCGAGCAGCGCGCCTACGTCTACCGCAACGGCATCGCCATCGGCGTCAGCACGGTGAGCAGCGGCAAGAAAGGCAGGGATACCCCCACCGGGGTGTTCAGCATTCTGCAGAAGAGCGTCGAGCATAAATCCAGCCTCTACAACAGCGCGCCGATGCCCTACATGCAGCGCCTGACCTGGGACGGCATCGCCCTGCACGCCGGCAAGCTGCCCGGCTACCCCGCCTCCCATGGCTGCGTGCGCCTGCCTATGGCGTTCGCCAAGAAGCTGTTCGAAACCACCGGTTTCAGCTCCACCACGGTGATCATTTCCGATGCCCACAGCGCGCCGGTGGAGGTCTACCACCCGGGCGTGCTGGCGCCCACGGTCAGCGCGGGCAATGCCCAGGGGCCGCTGGTGCTGAGCAACCAGATGTTCTGGAGCGATCCGGGCTCGGATGCCGGGCCGCTGTCGATCCTGATCAGCCGCGCCGACCTGCGCGCCTACGTGTTCCGCGGCGGCCAGTTGGTCGGCTCGGCGCCGGCGCTGTCGCTCGACAGCAGCCAGCAACGCAGCGGCATGGCGGTGTTTTCCCTGCTGCAAAAACCAATCGCCAGCGAGCTCGACCCCGCGCCGCCACTACACTGGTCGGCGGTCCAGGTCAGCAACCCGGAGTACGGCAACACACCTTACGAGCAACTGGGCCAACTGAGCATGAGCCCGGAATTCCGCCGTCATCTGCGCGCGGCGATGGACATCGGCACCACGTTGGTGATCACCGATTGGTCCTCCACCCGGGATACCCGCAGCAGCGGCGACTTCACGGTGATCAGCACCGAGGAGAGCGAGGCACAGAAGCCATTGGTCAATAAGTGATCGGCAGCCATATAAAAATCGAGCACAATGCCGACGTTTGGGCATAAACAAGCTGATTTTTCTCTAACAAGCTTTGCCATAACAACTCAAACCAAAACGACCGACCATTACGACTTAGCACCTGTTTACGATCTCGCGAGCTAGAGCCGCACAAGGCAAAAAGCGGGCGAAGAGCGGAGTTTACGAGCTGTAAATGAGCATCTGAGCCCGGTTTTTAACGCCGTACGGCCGACGCGCAGCAGATCGTAGACAGGTTCTTAGCAGGACAGCCAATGTCGATGCTTGACCAATTGGGGGGGGCCGTGCGGCTCTCTGCGGCCAGTCTTGGCCTGTTTTTCCTGAGCGCCTGGCACCACACTGCCCAGGCGCAAGCCCTGCCCACCGCCGCCGAACTGCAGCGTCTGGCGCCGGCCGCCAGCCTCTCGACCCTGAGCCTGGCACTCACCGCCTATCAGTGCGCCAGCCAGAATGAGGCGGACAAGTTGCTGACGGTGATCGACTACTCCAAGGCCTCGCGCGACAAACGCCTGTGGGTGTTCGACCTGAAAGCCAAGAAGCTGCTGTTCGAGGAATGGGTCGCCCACGGCAAGAACAGCGGCGCCGATGTGCCGACCTCGTTCTCCAACACCCCGAACAGCTACCAGTCCTCCATCGGCCTGTACCAGACCGGCCAGACCTACAGTGGCAAGCATGGCCGCTCGCTGCGCCTGCAGGGACTGGAACCGGGGTTCAACGACAACAGCATGTCGCGCGCCATCGTCATGCATGCCGCCGGCTACGCCGATCCCAAGGTCGTCCCCGGCCTCGGTCGCCTCGGTCGCAGCCAGGGCTGCCCGGCCGTGCGTCCGGCAATTGCCGGCAAGCTGATCAATGCCCTGCAGCGCGGCAGCTATGTGTTCGCCTACTACCCGCAGCAAGACTGGCTGAAAAAATCGCGCTTCCTCCAGGCACAGAGCTGCCCGCTGGCCAATCGGACCCTCGCCAGCAAGTAGGTTGGGTTGAGGAGCCCAGCGACGAAGCCCAACGAGCGGCGCTGAACACAACGCGGTAATCATCCCCGCGTCAGTGTTGGGCTTCGCTGCGCTCAGCGCCAACCTACAACCACGCCCCCTCACCCCATGCCGCCCGCGACCTTGCATCGCGGGCGCCTAGGCGCCATCCAATGCCGCCAGATAGGGCCGGATATCCACCTCGTCGAGCTGTTCGCGGCGGAGGAATTTCTCGCCGTACTCGCGATACACCCCACTGGTGAGAAACAGGCGGAACAGCTCCGCGTCGATGTGCTGGTCGCGGGCCATGAAACCGAGGATCTTCACCGACTCGGACAGCGTCTTCGGCGCCTTGTAGGGGCGGTCGGCGGCGGTCAGCGCCTCGAAGATGTCGGCGATCGCCATCACCCGCTCGGCGATGCTCATGTCGTCCCTGCTCAGCCGCCGCGGATAGCCGGTGCCGTCCATCTTCTCGTGATGGTTGCCGGCGATGGTCGGCACACGCTTGAGGTGCCGCGGCAACGGCAAGGTGTTGAGCATGATGATGGTCTGCACGATGTGCTCGTTGATCTTGAAGCGCTCCTCCTCGCTCAAGGTGCCGCGGCGAATGCCGAGGTTGTACAGCTCGCCGTAGTTGTAGGCCTGCGCCGGCAAGCGCATGTCGAAGCCCCAGACGTTGCGCGGATCGTGCTTGTCCACCGGCGGCTTGCGTTCGCCCCAGGGCACGATGTGCTCGGGGCGATCGGCCAGCAACGGCTCTGCCACCGGCAGTATCTGCAACGGCACCGCCGCCAGGCGCTCGGCCTCGTCGTGGGACAAGCCCAGGCGGTTGTCGAAATGCCGCAGCCAGCGACGCGCACCGATCTGCTGCAGGCGCTCGACGTCCTCGTCGCGCATGAACTCGCCGCCGATGTTGGCATTGGCGACGAAGGCGAATTCGTCCTGCAACTCGGCCCGGCGCCGTTCGCGGGTCAGTTGCAGCGCCTGCTGATCGCCACCGCCGGCCAAGCCCTGCCAGTAGTCCACCTCGGCGTCGCGCCAGAGCACCTCGAAGCGCGTGCGGATCTCGTGGATGCGGTTGTACAGGGTCTCCAGTTTGGTGGCCTTGTCGACCACGTATTCCGGGCTGGTAATCTTGCCGCAGTCGTGCAGCCAGGCGGCGATCTGGAACTCGTAGCGCTCGATCTCGCTCATGCGGAAGTCGGCGTAGGGGCCGCTGCGGGCGGTGATCGCCTGGTCCAGCAGCATCTCGGCGAGCTGTGGCACCCGCTCGCAGTGCCCGCCGGTGTAGGGGCTCTTGGCATCGATGGCATCGGCCAGCAGCTTGATGATGGCGTCCAGCAGGCGTTGCTGGGCTTCGATCAACTGGCGCGTCTCGATGGCCACCGCGGCGGCCCCGGACAACTCCTCGACGAAGCGGCGGAAAGGTTGCTGCACGCCGCCCGGCTGCTGGTGGGCGGACGCCAGTTGCAGCACCAGAATGCCGAGCAGTTGCTCGCTGCGGTCGTTCAAGGCGACCGCCAGATAGTGCGCCTGACTCTCCAGCGCCTGCGCCACGGCGGCGGCCAGATCCTCATGGCTGCGCGCCACCAGGCACAGCTCGGCGGGATACTGTTCGCCCCGGCAATGCGCCGCCAGGCGTAGCGCGTCGGAGTCGTCCGCATGCAGATAGACCGCCCCGCCGCTGACGGCGGTGGCTTCGACCAGGCGACTGAGCACCCCGCCGAGCATGCTGTCCAGGCGGGTTTCCCGGCTGAGGGTGAGGGTGATGGCCTGGAAGTTGTGGATGGTGCGCGACATGCTGCCGAGCACCTGGCTGAGCTCACGCACCTCGGTGACCCGCGACTCGACCCCCACCGCCTGGCCGAAATCGAAACCGGCCAGCGCCCGCACCTGATCGGCCAGTGCCCGCAACGGCTGACCGATGCGCTGGGCCAGCGCCCAGCCCACCAGCAGCAGCAGGGCGATCAAGGCGGCCGCCCACAGCGCCTGCTCGAGCAGCACCCGCCGCGCCCCGGCCAGCAGTTCGGCGGCAGGCACGGCGATCAGCACGCGGATATCCTGCTGGGTAAAGGACGACAGCGGCGCCCGCATGCCATACCAGTCCTGGCCGCCCACCTGGTAGAGCACCGGCTCGTGGCCCTGGTGATCGCTGGCGAACAGCCAGTTGAGGCTGTCCACCCCCAGTTCATCGAGGCGCGACAGACGCAGCCCCTCGCCCTCCTTGACCACCACCCGCTGCAGATCCGGATAGGCGACCACGCTGCCCGAGTCATCCACCACGGCCATCTCGGTGCCGGGGGTCATGCGCAGGTCCGCGACTTCGCCGCCGAGGTCGTTGACCGAGGCATCCATGCCCAGCACCGCCGCACCGTCGATGCTGCGCTGCGCCAGGGTCAGGCCGATCTCGCGGGTGGTGAAGAACACATAGGGCTTGGTCAGCACCGTGCTCGCCGAGCCCATGCCCGCGACAAACCAGGGCCGCTCGCGCGGATCGAAGCGGTAATCCGGCTTGCCCTCGGTCTTCAGCAGGGCCAGCTCGCGATCATAGAAGCGCCACTCGCCGACGGGCTGACCAGCCTCGCCGAGGCTGATGCTCTGCACCAG is drawn from Pseudomonas cavernae and contains these coding sequences:
- a CDS encoding murein L,D-transpeptidase catalytic domain family protein, encoding MSMLDQLGGAVRLSAASLGLFFLSAWHHTAQAQALPTAAELQRLAPAASLSTLSLALTAYQCASQNEADKLLTVIDYSKASRDKRLWVFDLKAKKLLFEEWVAHGKNSGADVPTSFSNTPNSYQSSIGLYQTGQTYSGKHGRSLRLQGLEPGFNDNSMSRAIVMHAAGYADPKVVPGLGRLGRSQGCPAVRPAIAGKLINALQRGSYVFAYYPQQDWLKKSRFLQAQSCPLANRTLASK
- a CDS encoding pseudouridine synthase, which codes for MRLDRLLGNLPHGNRRDARLALAAGRVRVDGLAVRDGRLEVREFNRVELDEQVLQAGKPARYFMLHKPAGVVSATEHPEHRTVLDLLDEPDKHELHLAGRLDLNTTGLLLLTNDGHWSRRLTLPQSKRPKVYYVETEQPIGSEYVETFARGLYFAYEDLTTLPAELEILASHSARLTLFEGRYHQVKRMFGHFHNKVLRLHRERIGTLQLDPELAEGQYRALTPDEVAAL
- the uca gene encoding urea carboxylase yields the protein MFDKLLIANRGAIACRILRTLHALDVKGVAVYSEADAASLHIQQADEAFSLGEGPAANTYLVVDKILAVAKQTGATAIHPGYGFLSENAAFAEACEAAGIAFVGPTPEQLRVFGLKHTARALAKQHGVPMLEGTELLENLDAALVAGEQVGYPVMLKSTAGGGGIGMRVCRSADELSDAFEAVKRLGQNNFSDSGVFIEKYIQRARHLEVQVFGDGQGEALALGVRDCSVQRRNQKVLEETPAPNLPAGMAEELCAAAIKLAKAVSYRSAGTVEFVYDSEAERFYFLEVNTRLQVEHGVTEQVWGVDLVRWMIELAAGDLAPLSELAKGLKPSGHAIQARLYAEDPGRDFQPSPGLLTTVDFPKADGQLLRIDTWVEAGCEIPPYFDPMIAKLITWAPSRAEASAALSQALADSVLYGVESNRDYLRQILVDAPFASGSPWTRCLEGLVYQADTFEVLSAGTQTTVQDYPGRLGYWAVGVPPSGPMDDRALRLGNRLLGNDEGAAGLEITMSGPTLRFNTDAVVAVTGAAIPLSVDGVAQPLNRTLSIKAGSTLSLGTIAGSGARAYLTLRGGLQVPDYLGSKSTFTLGQFGGHGGRALRAGDVLHIPALTDASSGATLPAALCDVLPAVREIRVIYGPHGAPEYFTPAYIETFFATAWEVHFNSSRTGVRLIGPKPEWVRESGGEAGLHPSNIHDNPYAIGAVDFTGDMPVILGPDGPSLGGFVCPVTIIEADLWQLGQLKAGDKVRFVPVDIATARELAKARKTECSAFSPLPLAGEGPGERAASAGSHLPSPQPSPINGRGSSSVHSLASPIVLDLGEADTRLVARLSGDTHLLLEIGQPELDLVLRFRGHALMQALEAKQIAGVIDLTPGIRSLQVHYQPETLSLANLLALVIGEWDAVCNARDLRVPSRIVYLPLSWDDPACQLAIEKYMTTVRKDAPWCPSNLEFIRRINDLENLDEVYRTVFDASYLVMGLGDVYLGAPVATPLDPRHRLVTTKYNPARTWTAENSVGIGGAYMCVYGMEGPGGYQFVGRTLQMWNRYRAVEAFDGKPWLLRFFDQIRFYPVGADELLQIRRDFPLGRYDLRIEHSELALADYQQFLADEAEGIAAFRGQQQAAFNAERERWIASGQAHFDSEEAVVELGEDAPLGAGQHAIESHIAGNLWQVQVEAGCEVKAGDVLVILESMKMEIPLTAPRDGVVREVRVQPGSPVRAGQRVVVLEEA
- a CDS encoding cysteine-rich CWC family protein, with protein sequence MTAVDPSRCPLCGQSNTCTLADPASATQPCWCFTAKVDPAALERVPAAQRQRACLCPRCAQNLPPEQAS
- the atzF gene encoding allophanate hydrolase, coding for MTHEFDLRLDALKAAYRDGQTTPRQLITALREQAAALNPNYHLFIHLLSAAELEPYLATLDGQSPDSLPLYGVPFAIKDNIDLAGVPTTAACPAFAYTPNSSATLVAQLIALGAVPLGKTNLDQFATGLNGTRSPYGACPNSVHADYPSGGSSSGSSLAVALGVASFALGTDTAGSGRVPAALNNLVGLKATKGLISTAGLVPACRTLDCVTYFTATAREASQLLALTAKRDPRDEYSRTNPLWNDASAFGAPRPGFRFGVPKQLEFLGCAQSPALFAASIGQLKALGGEAVEIDFAPFLEAARLLYEGPWVAERYSLAGELIEQQPDAVLPVIRAVLEKAPRVSGVDTFRAQYRLQALKASCDDILADLDCVLTPAYPRPVTLAELEAEPVKRNSDLGYYTNFMNMLDYAAVAVPAGFMANGLPWGVTLFGRAFTDQYLLGLADALQRHTGLPLSGGRALQLAAPATAARNDMARLVVCGAHLDGLPLNWQLKQRGSRLLQVTHSSPDYQLYALAGGPPLRPGMVRVADGGAAIEVEVWELPSAELGSFLTGIPAPLGLGKVQLADGRWETGFICEPYGLAGAREITGFGGWRAYLRSLA
- a CDS encoding L,D-transpeptidase, with amino-acid sequence MKHLPLALSLLLATALAEAVPIQAPTPAQLKAQLDSLKPGQFLWYPQVSPQGPVTVVVSLTEQRAYVYRNGIAIGVSTVSSGKKGRDTPTGVFSILQKSVEHKSSLYNSAPMPYMQRLTWDGIALHAGKLPGYPASHGCVRLPMAFAKKLFETTGFSSTTVIISDAHSAPVEVYHPGVLAPTVSAGNAQGPLVLSNQMFWSDPGSDAGPLSILISRADLRAYVFRGGQLVGSAPALSLDSSQQRSGMAVFSLLQKPIASELDPAPPLHWSAVQVSNPEYGNTPYEQLGQLSMSPEFRRHLRAAMDIGTTLVITDWSSTRDTRSSGDFTVISTEESEAQKPLVNK
- a CDS encoding sensor domain-containing diguanylate cyclase; the protein is MPQRALKKSQLSLLLLLFLLLACGFLATSLVSYYASRDSIRSSIINTELPLTSDTVYSEIQKDLVRPVLIASMMSRDTFVRDWVMGGEQDIEQMTRYLREVQEHYGAFTSFFISEKTHTYYQAKGILKTVREEEPRDVWYFRLRDMRQPYEINVDLDMANQDRLTFFINYKVFDYDGRFIGATGVGLTVDAVVKLIDQYQRKYERNVYFVDTDGKLTLTGAEGGPRGARSGQALQDIAGLEGLLAKLPQPQSGTFEYQEQDGGHYLNVRYIPELNWYLFVDKHDGSALAEIRQSLYLNLLICLLITAVVLTLVGLALRRYRSQIEALATTDMLTELPNRRGFDLLASQALREAQRNQSPLSALLIDLDHFKKLNDSHGHLAGDQVLRGFAGKLRTCLRKSDILCRWGGEEFIVLLKDTDSHAAYPLAEKLRQQIEACQFPFAGVDLQIKVSLGLTELRADDSLHSLIARADHALYRAKQGGRNRVCVEPVGS